In one Echinicola marina genomic region, the following are encoded:
- a CDS encoding RagB/SusD family nutrient uptake outer membrane protein: MKRIKQHILIILTITLMAGCDGFLDKNPTDQLSSNLFWKSKSDFDNALTAIYGTIQNSMYSFGAPNLDVLTDNGYGQHNYWGSREIVQGNINPTSGGYVSDIYRSSYQAISRINIFLDQLSSYVGTDISVDQRGIYEGEAKFFRAYYYFELYKAYGAVPIVLEPLNLDNQHQEKQPESAVFDQITDDLNEAIGKLSAVPFSDGGGHAVKSSAEGLLLRALMYNAYDENGNAKAEILQSAKGLATSLMGVGYDLSEEYVDVFKDATQEGNEEIIFSIKFLAPDNATAMDQWYGDWFVISPLQNFVDDYECTDGLPYGESPLTNTEQPFNNRDSRLAKTVFKDFVDWGDGNTHTPSNGGPTTFGLKKFLTPSLIPYGYSTRSQQDWVLLRYADVLLMFAEIENELSGPNSEVYDAVNEVRFRSDMPELPDGLSKEEMRERIRHERRIELAFEGLRLYDLKRWRIAEEVLNNVEDGIVGYHYEDKFFHWPIPQSEIDISQGVLEQNPDYQ, translated from the coding sequence ATGAAAAGGATAAAACAACATATTTTAATCATATTGACGATAACATTGATGGCGGGCTGTGATGGATTCCTTGATAAAAACCCTACAGATCAGTTATCATCCAATCTGTTTTGGAAATCCAAATCTGACTTTGATAATGCTCTCACGGCAATATATGGGACCATTCAAAATTCCATGTACTCCTTCGGAGCACCTAATTTGGATGTGCTGACCGATAATGGTTATGGACAGCATAATTATTGGGGGTCTAGGGAAATTGTACAAGGTAATATCAATCCCACTTCTGGTGGCTATGTGTCCGATATTTATAGGTCTAGCTATCAGGCTATCTCAAGGATAAATATTTTCTTGGATCAATTATCCAGTTATGTAGGTACTGATATTAGTGTAGACCAGAGAGGGATTTATGAGGGCGAGGCAAAGTTCTTTAGGGCCTATTATTATTTTGAACTATACAAAGCTTATGGAGCTGTACCCATTGTACTGGAACCATTGAATCTAGATAACCAACATCAGGAGAAACAACCTGAATCAGCTGTATTTGACCAAATAACTGATGATCTAAATGAAGCCATTGGGAAGCTTAGCGCAGTTCCGTTTAGTGATGGAGGAGGACATGCCGTTAAATCTTCAGCTGAGGGCTTGTTATTGAGAGCGCTGATGTACAATGCTTACGATGAAAATGGGAATGCAAAAGCTGAAATTCTTCAGTCTGCCAAGGGATTAGCTACCTCACTAATGGGAGTAGGTTATGATTTGTCTGAGGAATATGTAGATGTATTTAAGGATGCTACGCAGGAAGGAAATGAGGAAATTATATTCTCGATCAAGTTTTTGGCTCCTGATAATGCCACAGCAATGGACCAGTGGTATGGTGATTGGTTTGTGATAAGCCCGCTTCAGAATTTTGTGGATGATTATGAATGCACTGACGGACTTCCATATGGAGAATCACCATTAACAAATACAGAGCAACCCTTTAATAATAGGGATAGCAGATTGGCCAAAACAGTATTTAAAGATTTTGTTGACTGGGGCGATGGAAATACTCATACCCCTTCCAATGGTGGTCCAACAACATTTGGTTTGAAGAAATTCCTGACACCTAGCTTGATTCCATATGGTTATTCTACTAGAAGTCAACAGGATTGGGTTCTGCTTAGATATGCTGATGTATTATTGATGTTTGCAGAAATTGAGAATGAACTTTCAGGTCCCAATTCTGAGGTATATGATGCAGTCAATGAGGTCAGGTTCAGATCTGATATGCCAGAATTGCCGGATGGACTTTCCAAGGAAGAGATGCGTGAGCGGATCAGACATGAACGAAGGATTGAATTGGCCTTTGAAGGTTTAAGGCTTTATGACCTGAAAAGATGGAGGATTGCAGAAGAAGTCCTAAATAATGTTGAGGACGGAATCGTCGGTTATCATTATGAAGATAAGTTTTTTCATTGGCCGATTCCACAGTCAGAAATAGATATTAGCCAAGGGGTATTGGAACAAAATCCCGATTATCAATAA
- a CDS encoding glycoside hydrolase family 95 protein has protein sequence MKKLFRKALPLLGGLVLLGHNLWAQKADLSLYFKQPAGNYLESLPIGNGELGGMIFGNPNRDRIVLNEKSLWSGGVQDADRENAHEYLDDIQKLLLEGKNREAEALLQKNFVSKGPGSGRGRGANVSYGSYQTLGDLWITWKDTTADYADYSRILDIENALAQTTWTREGVDYIQEAFSSIEDKVILIKLSASEKKKLSFSIGLTRKENASTEAIGQEQLLMTGQLPNGDLPGMKFASAIKLVAQGGNVNSKEGKIVVEGANTCYLIMAAATDFNIEDPKTRAANPVDVVNERLRAFKIKGAQKRHIDGYQEYFKRNTFVLDHQDEEVNSLSTPERLQRYADGKEDAQLPVLYYNYGKYLMIASSQPGQLPANLQGIWAPEYQAPWNGDYHLDINLQMNYWVAEQVGLGDLAEPVHQFAADLVEHGEKTAKAYYNAPGWVAHVISNPWRYTSPGEGASWGSTMTGGAWLSEHIWEHYRFTRDTAFLAAYYPVLKGAAQFLSSVLIEEPENQYLVTAPSNSPENTYVKPNGYRGHTVMGPTMDMQISRELFGSTIKAAEILGVDKAFAQQLAEKRSRLAPNTIGAEGDLNEWLHDWKDADPKHRHVSHLYGLHPYDEITPWDTPELAKAAIKTLEMRGDGGTGWSRAWKINFWSRLGDGDHALLLLKKLLQPVGGDGTKMVMSNGGTYPNLFCAHPPFQIDGNFGGAAGIAEMLFQSQGQDETIRLIPALPSDDAWQNGSVKGMRGRGAFKVDFSWENGNIVKASIESLAGSACSVLVPARMKVSTLKGKTLLENSGNAAKVMSFDTEKGEKYILTEI, from the coding sequence ATGAAAAAGCTTTTTAGAAAAGCCCTTCCACTTCTGGGAGGTTTGGTGTTACTAGGACATAATCTGTGGGCGCAAAAAGCGGATTTAAGCCTTTATTTTAAGCAACCTGCAGGTAATTATCTGGAATCCTTGCCTATAGGCAATGGGGAGCTGGGGGGAATGATCTTTGGCAATCCCAATAGGGACCGCATAGTACTTAATGAAAAATCCTTATGGTCAGGTGGTGTGCAGGATGCCGATAGGGAAAATGCCCATGAATACCTGGATGATATCCAAAAGTTATTACTTGAAGGCAAAAACAGGGAGGCAGAGGCACTCTTGCAAAAGAATTTTGTCAGTAAGGGCCCCGGATCTGGCAGAGGTAGGGGGGCCAATGTAAGTTATGGTAGTTACCAGACCCTTGGTGACCTTTGGATTACATGGAAGGATACAACCGCCGATTATGCTGATTATTCAAGGATATTGGATATAGAAAATGCCCTGGCCCAAACAACATGGACGAGGGAAGGTGTAGATTATATCCAAGAGGCATTTTCTAGTATTGAGGATAAGGTGATATTGATCAAACTTTCCGCCTCTGAAAAGAAAAAACTCAGCTTTAGCATTGGCCTGACCAGAAAGGAAAATGCCAGTACTGAAGCGATTGGACAGGAACAACTGCTAATGACTGGACAACTCCCCAATGGGGATCTTCCTGGGATGAAGTTTGCCTCGGCAATTAAGCTTGTCGCCCAAGGAGGGAATGTAAATAGCAAGGAGGGTAAAATTGTCGTGGAAGGCGCCAATACTTGCTATTTGATTATGGCTGCCGCAACGGATTTCAATATAGAGGACCCTAAAACAAGGGCTGCCAATCCAGTAGATGTGGTGAATGAAAGGCTAAGGGCATTTAAAATAAAAGGGGCACAAAAACGCCATATTGATGGCTATCAGGAATATTTTAAGAGAAATACCTTTGTGCTGGACCATCAGGATGAAGAAGTCAACAGCTTGAGTACTCCTGAAAGGTTACAAAGATATGCTGATGGAAAGGAAGATGCTCAGTTGCCAGTATTGTATTATAATTACGGCAAGTACTTGATGATTGCTTCTTCTCAGCCTGGCCAATTGCCGGCAAATTTGCAAGGAATCTGGGCACCTGAATACCAAGCCCCCTGGAATGGGGATTATCACTTGGATATAAACTTACAAATGAACTATTGGGTGGCCGAGCAAGTAGGTTTGGGAGATTTGGCAGAACCTGTACACCAGTTTGCCGCTGATTTGGTAGAACATGGAGAGAAAACGGCAAAAGCATACTATAACGCACCGGGATGGGTGGCTCATGTCATCAGTAATCCATGGAGGTATACTTCCCCAGGGGAAGGAGCGAGTTGGGGATCTACCATGACGGGGGGAGCTTGGTTGTCAGAACATATTTGGGAACATTATAGGTTTACCCGGGACACGGCTTTTTTGGCCGCTTATTATCCGGTGTTGAAAGGTGCTGCTCAGTTTTTGTCATCGGTGCTGATCGAAGAACCTGAAAATCAGTATTTGGTTACCGCCCCTTCTAATTCTCCAGAAAATACCTATGTGAAGCCCAATGGCTATAGAGGTCATACCGTAATGGGACCGACGATGGATATGCAAATCAGCAGGGAGCTTTTTGGAAGTACCATCAAAGCGGCTGAAATACTTGGGGTAGACAAAGCTTTTGCTCAGCAATTAGCCGAAAAACGTTCAAGACTTGCTCCCAACACCATAGGAGCTGAAGGAGATCTCAATGAATGGTTGCATGATTGGAAGGATGCAGATCCTAAACATCGCCATGTTTCGCATTTGTATGGTTTGCACCCTTATGATGAAATTACCCCTTGGGATACTCCCGAATTGGCCAAAGCGGCAATCAAAACCTTGGAAATGAGGGGTGATGGTGGTACAGGCTGGAGTCGTGCTTGGAAAATTAATTTTTGGTCCAGATTGGGAGATGGAGACCACGCCCTATTATTACTGAAAAAATTATTGCAGCCTGTTGGAGGTGATGGCACCAAGATGGTCATGAGCAATGGGGGAACCTATCCCAATTTATTCTGCGCACATCCACCATTCCAAATCGATGGTAATTTTGGCGGAGCAGCGGGAATCGCAGAGATGCTTTTCCAAAGTCAAGGTCAGGATGAAACCATTCGACTTATTCCTGCATTGCCTAGTGACGATGCTTGGCAAAACGGTAGTGTAAAAGGAATGCGGGGCAGAGGAGCCTTTAAGGTTGATTTCTCTTGGGAAAATGGAAATATTGTAAAGGCCTCTATCGAATCCTTGGCAGGGTCAGCCTGTAGTGTATTGGTGCCAGCCAGAATGAAGGTGAGCACCCTTAAAGGCAAGACACTGCTGGAGAATTCAGGTAATGCAGCAAAAGTAATGTCCTTTGATACAGAGAAAGGAGAAAAGTATATTTTGACCGAAATCTAA
- a CDS encoding glycoside hydrolase family protein produces the protein MMTINNKVFGAFMVLILLSGIKANAQIEERPKPPEWNNLVEGGRFLDLFKPIDPVGKLVNEIWGEEGVVPRYIDNGIEDGEWSYWGGNIMQTEDGKYHLFVCRWREDAPKGHMEWPNSIVVHAVADNSIGPFKVINTIGKGHNPEIYKTKEGSYIIYVIDGYYIADNLNGPWHYDKFEFDPRDRPIIEGLSNLTFAQREDGSYLMVCRGGGVWFSKDGISTFNQVSNERVYPPVEGRFEDPVVWKDHVQYHLIVNDWLGRIAFYLRSKDGINWKTDPGEAYMPGITQYTDGTKEDWFKYERIKILQDELGRAVQANFAVIDYLKHEDKPNDKHSSKNIGIPLTVGRQLTILNKKEINAKTKSIEVLVKSEEGFNAQTDMDLSSLHFGASEEVNYGHGCRLKSSRPSGQDLILVFEGEGNGFKEDNFAGKLLGKDKEGNLLFGFARLPWVNYLEAALSAKLPRIDQNMLSVEVQNFGQSRSMKSTLSVKYLDDDGYEEIGKTIVPELEPFEKRTIQIPIKEKLLNGGKIKVQVMISSDGQTSDILTGEIPAK, from the coding sequence ATGATGACAATAAACAATAAAGTTTTTGGGGCATTCATGGTTTTGATCCTGCTATCAGGTATCAAGGCCAATGCCCAAATAGAGGAAAGACCAAAACCTCCAGAATGGAATAACCTGGTGGAAGGTGGTCGCTTCCTTGACCTATTTAAGCCTATTGATCCTGTTGGAAAATTGGTCAATGAAATATGGGGAGAAGAAGGAGTCGTGCCAAGGTATATAGACAATGGTATTGAAGATGGAGAATGGTCTTATTGGGGAGGAAATATCATGCAGACAGAGGATGGTAAGTATCACCTTTTTGTTTGTAGGTGGAGGGAAGATGCTCCTAAGGGGCATATGGAATGGCCCAATTCGATCGTTGTACATGCCGTAGCAGACAATTCAATAGGACCCTTTAAGGTAATTAATACCATAGGGAAAGGACACAATCCAGAAATCTACAAAACCAAGGAGGGCAGTTATATCATTTATGTAATCGATGGTTATTATATCGCCGATAATTTAAATGGCCCTTGGCATTATGATAAATTTGAGTTTGACCCAAGAGACCGGCCAATTATTGAAGGATTATCCAATTTGACCTTCGCCCAACGTGAAGATGGTTCCTATTTGATGGTATGTAGGGGAGGTGGTGTATGGTTCAGCAAGGATGGGATTTCTACTTTCAATCAAGTCAGTAATGAAAGGGTTTATCCTCCTGTAGAAGGTCGTTTTGAAGATCCTGTAGTTTGGAAAGACCATGTTCAATATCACCTTATTGTCAATGATTGGTTGGGAAGAATCGCCTTTTATCTCAGGTCAAAGGATGGTATCAATTGGAAAACTGATCCCGGAGAAGCTTATATGCCAGGAATTACCCAATATACCGATGGGACCAAGGAAGATTGGTTCAAATATGAAAGGATAAAAATTCTTCAGGATGAACTAGGAAGAGCTGTCCAAGCGAACTTTGCGGTGATTGATTATTTGAAGCATGAGGACAAACCAAATGATAAACACAGTTCAAAGAATATAGGTATCCCGCTGACAGTTGGGAGACAGTTGACGATACTCAATAAAAAAGAGATAAATGCCAAAACCAAAAGTATTGAGGTTTTAGTGAAGTCTGAAGAAGGATTTAATGCGCAGACAGATATGGATCTTTCCTCTTTGCATTTTGGAGCTTCTGAAGAAGTTAATTATGGCCATGGTTGTAGATTAAAATCATCTAGACCATCAGGTCAAGATCTTATCTTGGTCTTTGAAGGAGAAGGAAATGGTTTTAAGGAAGATAATTTTGCAGGAAAACTGCTAGGAAAAGACAAGGAAGGTAACTTGCTTTTTGGATTTGCTAGGTTGCCATGGGTAAATTATTTGGAGGCTGCCCTTTCAGCTAAATTACCTAGGATTGATCAAAATATGCTTTCAGTGGAGGTGCAGAATTTTGGACAAAGCAGATCTATGAAATCCACGCTAAGCGTGAAATACCTTGATGATGATGGATATGAGGAGATAGGTAAGACCATTGTTCCTGAGTTGGAGCCTTTTGAAAAAAGAACCATTCAAATTCCTATAAAAGAGAAGCTTTTAAATGGAGGAAAAATCAAGGTACAAGTTATGATAAGTTCAGATGGGCAAACTTCTGATATTCTAACGGGTGAAATTCCCGCGAAATGA
- a CDS encoding sulfatase, whose product MEIFIKSRTVKVIMALLMLGSFGQLFAQSKKASKVPNIVFFFVDDMGWQDTSVPFYTEKTTLNNQYHTPNMEKLASQGDKFTQAYASAVCSPSRISLMTGMNAARHRVTSWTLRKDKSPDQDHPVLQSPKWNLNGLSDREGQELTVYHSTLPQLLKAAGYETIHVGKAHFGAKDTPGEDPRNLGFDVNIAGHAAGGPGSYHGTHDFSSVWRSGSPVWDVPGLEKYHGKEIFLTEALTLEANKAIASAVDKGKPFYLYMAHYAIHAPWEKDERFYQKYIDAGLGEFQATYASMIEGMDKSLGDIIGQLEKLGVKDNTIIVFMSDNGSPKQTPRNLPLRGHKLTPYEGGIRVPMIVKWPGVSQPGRVIDDYLIIEDIYPSFLQMAGISKGIDKEVDGQSFVPLLKGEEANHERALFWHYPNTYDQPPYSMVRKGDWKLIYHHVDQSLELFNIPEDISEENNLLAQNPKKAKELAKLLTQHLKKTKAQMPIIKETGKPVPYPYISKK is encoded by the coding sequence ATGGAAATATTTATAAAAAGTAGAACGGTCAAAGTTATAATGGCTTTGTTGATGCTAGGGAGTTTTGGGCAGTTATTTGCTCAAAGTAAAAAGGCATCGAAAGTACCTAATATTGTTTTCTTCTTTGTGGATGATATGGGCTGGCAAGACACCTCTGTGCCCTTTTATACGGAAAAGACAACCTTAAATAATCAATACCATACTCCCAATATGGAAAAGCTGGCGAGTCAAGGAGATAAGTTTACACAGGCCTATGCCTCGGCGGTTTGTTCTCCTTCTAGGATCAGCTTAATGACCGGTATGAATGCCGCGAGACACCGGGTGACTTCCTGGACTTTAAGGAAAGATAAATCTCCAGATCAAGATCATCCTGTTTTACAATCTCCGAAGTGGAACTTAAATGGATTAAGTGATCGAGAAGGGCAAGAATTAACCGTTTATCACAGTACCCTTCCGCAGCTTTTAAAAGCGGCAGGTTATGAAACCATCCATGTGGGAAAAGCCCACTTTGGGGCGAAGGATACCCCCGGAGAGGATCCCCGAAATCTGGGCTTTGATGTCAATATCGCCGGACATGCCGCAGGAGGCCCTGGAAGTTATCATGGAACGCATGATTTTAGTTCCGTTTGGAGATCAGGCAGCCCTGTATGGGATGTGCCTGGTTTGGAAAAGTACCATGGAAAAGAAATTTTCTTGACGGAAGCCCTGACCTTGGAAGCCAACAAGGCCATTGCCTCAGCAGTGGACAAGGGGAAGCCTTTTTACCTGTACATGGCCCATTATGCCATACATGCCCCTTGGGAAAAGGATGAACGCTTTTACCAAAAATACATTGATGCCGGCCTTGGTGAGTTTCAAGCTACCTATGCTTCCATGATTGAGGGGATGGATAAATCCTTGGGAGATATCATTGGACAGCTCGAAAAGCTAGGGGTAAAAGATAATACCATCATCGTTTTTATGTCGGATAATGGCAGCCCTAAGCAAACTCCTAGGAACCTGCCTTTGAGAGGACATAAATTAACGCCCTATGAGGGGGGAATCAGGGTGCCAATGATCGTGAAATGGCCGGGAGTGAGTCAGCCCGGTCGTGTAATTGATGATTATTTGATCATTGAGGATATCTACCCAAGTTTTCTGCAAATGGCGGGGATTTCTAAGGGCATAGACAAAGAGGTGGATGGACAAAGCTTTGTGCCTTTACTTAAAGGGGAAGAGGCTAACCATGAGAGGGCCTTATTTTGGCATTATCCCAATACTTATGATCAGCCTCCTTACAGTATGGTGAGGAAAGGTGATTGGAAATTGATCTACCATCATGTGGACCAATCATTAGAGCTTTTCAATATTCCAGAGGATATCAGTGAAGAGAATAATTTATTGGCCCAAAATCCTAAAAAAGCGAAGGAATTGGCCAAACTGCTGACACAGCATTTAAAGAAAACAAAGGCGCAAATGCCTATCATTAAGGAAACTGGAAAGCCAGTGCCATACCCATATATTTCGAAGAAATAA
- a CDS encoding fibronectin type III domain-containing protein, producing MRLKFLFPQSTGLFGVLMFFLGLQGQLKAQQIEIKPYLQNASPNGITIMWQTDFGEESMVEWGTSSKLGNQTVGKAFDINFTEARVHEVKLEGLQRLTEYYYRVRTGEAVSDIYQFKTPPFSSDRKSFNLLAMSDMQIDGNEPGKFSEIVNEGILSYLEEEFEGNVPENLAMVLIPGDLVGRGSVYEHWKEHFFGPAAQLFSQVPVYPVLGNHEDQSLFYFKYFSLPENGTPAYAENWWFKDYGNTRILGLNSNISYGIGGAKPQLEWLDKVLAETEGMAEIDFVFAQMHHPHKSELWIPGESDFSGEVVKRLEAFTDKTGKPSVHFFGHTHAYSRGQSKDHKHLWINVASAGGSLDNWGEFESRDYDEFTVSQDEYGFVMVEVDANPADPKFTVKRISRGNQYHSRDNELRDSITVWKMNWAPKVPQAVYPRNEGAPAKGLVLRAGAFESDRKGNFHAASNWQISIDPDFSDLIMDTWKQHENWYYDKDQQKGDDLRDEKVFKLLTVGKKYYWRVRYRDQHLNWSDWSEVQSFEAR from the coding sequence ATGAGATTGAAATTTTTGTTCCCTCAGTCAACGGGTTTGTTTGGTGTACTGATGTTTTTTTTGGGTTTGCAAGGGCAGCTAAAGGCCCAACAGATAGAAATCAAACCTTATCTACAAAATGCATCGCCAAATGGGATCACCATCATGTGGCAGACAGATTTTGGGGAAGAAAGTATGGTGGAGTGGGGCACATCTTCCAAATTGGGCAATCAGACAGTAGGCAAGGCATTTGATATCAATTTTACGGAAGCAAGGGTACATGAGGTGAAACTGGAGGGGCTACAAAGACTGACAGAATATTATTATCGCGTAAGGACAGGGGAGGCTGTGTCGGATATATATCAATTTAAGACACCACCATTTTCCAGTGACCGGAAGTCCTTTAACCTGTTGGCCATGAGTGATATGCAGATTGACGGTAATGAGCCTGGAAAATTCAGCGAAATTGTAAATGAAGGAATTCTATCTTATTTGGAAGAAGAGTTTGAAGGAAATGTCCCTGAAAACCTGGCCATGGTCCTGATTCCCGGAGATCTGGTAGGAAGAGGCAGCGTATATGAGCACTGGAAGGAGCATTTCTTTGGGCCTGCAGCACAGCTTTTTTCCCAAGTGCCGGTGTATCCTGTTTTGGGCAACCACGAAGATCAATCACTATTTTATTTTAAGTATTTCAGTTTACCGGAAAATGGTACCCCTGCCTATGCAGAAAACTGGTGGTTCAAGGATTATGGCAATACCCGTATTTTGGGTTTGAATTCAAATATCAGTTATGGGATTGGAGGAGCAAAGCCCCAGTTGGAATGGTTGGATAAGGTGTTGGCTGAAACAGAAGGAATGGCTGAAATAGACTTTGTTTTTGCTCAGATGCACCATCCCCATAAATCGGAATTATGGATTCCCGGAGAATCTGATTTTAGTGGTGAAGTGGTCAAAAGGCTGGAGGCATTCACAGATAAGACTGGCAAGCCCAGTGTTCACTTTTTTGGACATACTCATGCTTATTCCAGAGGGCAGTCCAAGGACCATAAGCACTTATGGATCAACGTGGCTTCCGCGGGTGGTTCACTGGACAACTGGGGTGAGTTTGAAAGTAGGGATTATGATGAATTTACAGTGAGCCAAGACGAGTATGGTTTTGTGATGGTAGAGGTCGATGCCAATCCTGCGGACCCTAAATTCACAGTGAAAAGGATCAGTAGGGGCAATCAATACCATTCCAGGGACAATGAATTGAGGGATTCCATTACGGTATGGAAAATGAATTGGGCCCCAAAGGTCCCTCAGGCGGTTTATCCTAGGAATGAAGGAGCACCTGCCAAGGGATTGGTGTTAAGAGCAGGGGCTTTTGAAAGCGATAGAAAGGGAAATTTTCATGCAGCATCAAATTGGCAAATAAGCATAGATCCGGATTTTTCCGATCTTATCATGGATACTTGGAAGCAACATGAAAATTGGTATTATGATAAAGACCAACAGAAGGGGGATGACCTGAGGGATGAAAAGGTATTTAAACTATTAACTGTAGGGAAAAAATACTATTGGCGGGTAAGGTACAGGGACCAGCACCTTAATTGGAGTGATTGGTCTGAGGTGCAGTCCTTTGAAGCTAGATAA
- a CDS encoding response regulator, with translation MKKISSLCIIDDDPIYTFGLRKIIELGGFDVETIFYENGKEAFEKLSQSIDEGKSIPEIILLDINMPIWNGWKFLDEFTKIKTSQKTKIYIISSSIDPKDHEKAKEYDVIDNFIIKPISVENISQLLIN, from the coding sequence ATGAAAAAAATCAGCAGTCTTTGTATAATAGATGATGACCCCATCTATACTTTTGGATTGAGAAAAATTATCGAATTGGGTGGCTTTGATGTAGAAACCATATTTTATGAAAATGGCAAAGAAGCTTTCGAAAAATTGTCCCAATCCATTGACGAAGGAAAATCCATTCCGGAAATAATTTTGCTGGACATCAATATGCCCATATGGAATGGTTGGAAATTTTTGGATGAATTCACCAAAATAAAGACTTCACAAAAAACCAAAATCTATATCATTTCCAGCTCGATCGACCCCAAAGATCATGAAAAGGCCAAGGAATATGATGTGATTGACAATTTTATTATCAAGCCCATCTCGGTGGAAAATATCAGCCAGCTATTGATTAACTAA